CACGAAAGCCGCAACCGGGGGAGAAATCAGAACCCCTTCTTTGCAAAGATGAAGACGGAGACGGAATCAACatagaagaagcagaagaaattGACAAAGACGCAAAGAGAAGCCTTCTGGAAGTATTCAAATACAAGCAGTTCACagatgtgcaaaaaataatatacgaAAAtgttataagaaaaaaaaaaacaaatgatctactcgttcaggcaaaaacaGGGACAGGGAAAACCATCTCCTACCTACTTCTAGCAATAAATGACAtcgaaaagaacaaaattatgagtGTCCACACACTTATAATAGTGCCCACAAGAGAACTGGCAAATCAAATTTATAACGAAGCAAAGTTGCTGTTaacctttaaaaataatatcaacGTATTAACCCTAATTggaggaataaaaagaagagaagatCAAATAAATCTGAGAAGAGTTAAACCAGACATAGTTATTTGCACAGTAGGAAGGCTGCTAGACCACTTTGAATGTACCTACTTATTTAACACCCTGTTCGATAATTTGAAGATGCTTATCATTGATGAAGCAGACCAGCTGCTTAGTCTGGGCTACGAAAATGATATCAACAGAATACTAACTTATTTGCCCAAGAAGAGACGAAACTTCCTCTTCTCAGCAACGTTAAGTCATAATATAGAAGAAATAAGACAGAAAATGTGCAAACCGGACTATATGTTCCTAAACTGTGTAAAAGACCCCTCAAAGCATACGAACGAACAGCTAAAGCAGTATGTCATTTTTCACAAAGCAGTTGACACGACTGTTATCCTGTACAATTTACTGATGGAGCATATGAGATTAAATCAGTTCACGTACAAAATATTAGTGTTCTTCCCAACTGCTAGAGCTACATGCttttatgcaaatttttttaaaactcaACTAAAAATTTCAGTTTACGAAattcacagaaaaaaagaaccagCTCAAAGACAAATAACAGCTAACCGATTTGCTGTAGAATCGGTGGGAATATTATTCACTTCAGACATAAGCTCTAGAGGAATTAACTACCCTGATGTAACCCTAATTATTCAAGTAAATTGTGCCATTTCGAGGGAGCAATATATACATCGCGTTGGTAGAACCGCcagaagcaacaaaaaaggaacgggGATTCTACTACTTAATGAAGCAGATGAATTGTTCTATCAACAAATAAAAGATCTAAATATTGAGGTGTTAAATCCAAatgattatttattaaaaaatgttaatgtCTCCAATTATCTGAGCAGTTGGATGTCCAACACGCAGCTCCTTTACTTGGCTTATGCGTACTATTCTTCGCTCCTCCGATTTTACAAAACGAAATATGCTACTCTTAAGCTATCGGATGATGAAATCATTGACGTCGTTAATAATTCCTTGCTTTCCACTGGGCTGGTTGAGCAACCACACATTTCGAGCAAGCTGGCCATAACgttaaatatgcaaaataacgCCAGGCTCAAAATTAGGAAAGACATTGACGACTTGCTGCTGTAGAGAGGCCTCATCTGCGTTCTGTGTGAGGTTGAGATGAACCCACAAGAAGGCGAATTAGAATGAATACCTTAAGTCGAGCGGTACCATTAAAAATGGAGTTAACTGAGGGGAAATTGCCACATGCGAGCTGCTATGTGCAGACGTTCCGCGCTGCCTACGCATTTGGATGGGGAGAAGCGTAATATGTCattcgcttcccccctggTAAATTacgcttaaaaaatgtaaactttcacaagaataaaaaacagaaatggCCAAAAAGGGATGACACGCGATGCTCATCCACGCCGCACTCACAACAGATGTTAAATCAAATTTTAGCTAGCCCTACGGGGCTCCACATTTCGCATATCTCTTCCCACAACGGTgaagtaaaaaggggggttttttttttttttttttttgtgtgtggcTCCCTTTTTCTGCCCCATATGATCATCAACGATTGTATATTCAACACCCCTTTCTTAGCTACATATCTACACAAACACATTTCCCCCtaataagtataaataaCATTCCGCTCgatgaaaaaatacttcTCCACCTTATCATCGTAACATATGCCATTAAACTGACAGCCATCCGTGAAAATGGAGTTTATCACCTCTCCGTTGGAATCTATTTCGATaagtttcccccttttttggcatCCACTTAAATCTTTGAGCAGCACAACAAAGTTCGTGTTATCCGTGCAAATGAACAAAGGGGAATAGCAACCATCTATTTGTAGAAAGTGACACTTAATGTAAGTATTTCCTCTTCTCATTAATCtcacaattttattttctttcgtCAAACAGACGTATATATCATTCGTCGTGCCCTTCTCATATAGACATAGGTTATGTGCGTACGGCATGTTGGGGATGTCTATAGACATCATCGTTTCTATGTCTTTATTTACATAGAACAAGTTAcacttattttcttcattgaTGTTTCCCGAATCGATAATGTATAggatattcctttttttatcataaacCAAATTATTCACTCCGTGGAAATGCTGATCTTCGTACTCGTCCGTGTACAgctccatttcttttttcttgtttatCACCATCAGCCCGCGGGTCACTTCAGCATTGAGGGAAGGAGGGGGGTTAACATTTGCCAAATGggattgcaaaaaaaaaaaaaaaaaaggaaaataaaataaaataaaataaaataaaaataaaagatgaaTGCAGCACATtagtggagaaaaatgctATACATATTACACCAACAAGGTGTAAAACATAAAGTCTGAGCAGCTAATGAACCGTGAACCAAGGTCACAAATTGACCTAAATGTTAATCGCCACATACGGGACATGGTGCGTATAATGCGACAAGCAGGTTAATTAACTGCCCTTTTGGGAGATGTTTCTCCCTATCTAAAGCGCACATAGTACCCTTTGGCAGTGCCTCACGATATTCTACATTGACATATATTCTGCGTCACTATGCATTCtatgttgctttttttttttttttttttttatttactagGGTCGAAAACGTAGAAGTTGTAATCGTTGTCTGCACACAAGCATTCCGCTTCAACATCAGTGCTATGATATCTTTCTCGCTGCGCGTTCTGagcattcgttttttttcttccatttcgtAAATCTTCCCCGCTTTGATCACTTTGACCATTTTCTCCGCTCTCGCTGCCACCTTCATCTGTGTCGTCTCCATCTTCCTCTTCACTCGATGACGAGATAGAAGCTGATTTGTCTCTGCCTTTTCCATCCCATTTCTGGCTTTTCAATTTATACCTGAAGATTTCTCCCCCTGCAGCAATAACGCACAATGCACCTTCCACGTCTAAGCAAGGGGAATACAAATCAGAATCATTTTCGTAGAaaatttctatattttttNNNNNNNNNNNNNNNNNNNNNNNNNNNNNNNNNNNNNNNNNNNNNNNNNNNNNNNNNNNNNNNNNNNNNNNNNNNNNNNNNNNNNNNNNNNNNNNNNNNNNNNNNNNNNNNNNNNNNNNNTAATTGCCCCATCTGTGGAAGCTCgtcaatttcttcttctctttaTTCAGCGTGCATATGTCCTTACCATAAAGCTGTTGCGCACTTTAGCgcctgtgtgtgtgcattaggggaaaaaaaaaaaaaaaaaaaaaaaaagaaaagaaagaaagataGAAAAAGCATGTGCATGAACATTtgtataaacaaataaacccTCAAATACTCAAAGTCTCAACGGCGCAAAACTGTCTTTCGCAACGACCCAACTTCCTACAGACCCTTTTCCATGTGCCAAGCAAAACgccctccccttttgcataTCCCCTAGATGTTcacctatttttatttgaacaTTTGCATTTATTATGCTGGAAATTTACAAGCCCACTTGATAACTCAGTTGGAAGAGAGACACAGAAATGAAGATAGGGCAATGAGGAGCTTGTGAACATCATAAGCCACGCCTCTTCGGCGTCATTCGCTTCTAACTTCGTTGCTCTCCCCCAGAGGTGTCATATGCCTACATGTACACCTACACTTGCGTATTAGCATTCACGCACAAGTTAACGCGCCTCAATGCAGAGACAACCCACTGCAATgttaaaaatagcaaaaaaaaaaaaaaaaattgatacaaaaatttcatcagTCGAGTCAATAGAAGATTCTTAAACGGTTCATTtcgtacataaaaatttgtgctCTGGTTCACGAATATGGTTGTTTCCCTGATGGCGATGGTCCACATACATCGCTAACATTAGGGGgttaataaatatgtgacACAAGTAGGAGGTAGAATTGAAAAGGGTTAAATTTCATgacacgtaaaaaaaaaaaaatttttaaatacgaACGGCAGCGCAGTTGCAATATACGCCAAAAGGAACGCATCaaagaggggggggtggaaaaaaaaaaattcacgtgcacatttttacacATCCCAAGTTCCAGCTAATTCATCATACCATAAAAAGCGTAATGagtaaaatgtaaaaaccGAAGATGGACTCACACAAAAATAAGTCGaaatgttatttaaaaaattcccttaTTCCGTCTAACcgtttttaccttttttgctttgcaattttatgTGAAAATCGACATCGCTGTATGTTCTTAAGATAAACTTTTTCCTGCGCATGTCTGAATCGGACAAAGACGTCAGGTCTCCTTTTacagatttttttcctttaactctttttttattcgttcGAGCGCTTCCTCTATTTTGTTGACTTTCGTTTGGATCTTCCTTGTTACTTAACCCCACGAAGTTGAGTATAGAATCTCTGTGTGCATAATACAAGTACGAGCAAACTGAAATTAGCGTTAGCATTTTGATGCGCGTAAATGTACTTCtctcaaaatatatatgcctaTATATATTCGCGCATATGCATGTTGGTCGTGGCTTGTGCCCCTCCCGTACGtctgtaaattaaaaaaatgaaaatcgTGGGGGTATCATCTGGTGTGCAGTTCTGCTAATCCGTTATATCTTATCCCCTCTTGGCATGGGCGTTGTCATATGGTTATCCTTTACGTTTCTCTTAAATGTAATTAAGTGCACTACTCCTGTgggaaaattatttgaagaagTCCTgtgcgccccttttttaagcacGAATGTGAAGGCTACGGCTGGGGGATGCATTCATTTTGCGCATAATAACAGGTGGCACTATTTTATGTGCAGCGACGTTGCTTGCGGAGGGCATAAAGCGTACACATAAATACAACACtcacatgcacacacgcaCGCGTATACCTTTAAAatgacacacaaaaaagggccaTTTTGCCACAAACCGTGCGCAACCACTCTGTTAAgcgaaatttttcatataaattgaagaaaaacaaaacagttGCAAACTCGTTGCGAAGTTTTAttatgaaagaaaaaaaagcgaaatgaacTTCACAAAAAGGACTCACCAAAAGAGGAATGTTCACCAAGCCGtggttttaattttttttaaattccacTTGCTAactgataaatttttttctctcgaTATATTGTTGCATAGagaagaagtgaaaaaaaaaaaaaaaaaaagtgtcccCTTCAACCGTTGTTCTTAAATTCTTCATTGTTCTGCTGCTTTCCCCTGAAGGgttaaagttaaaaatgacagaaaaaaaaatcctcagTTTGTGTGGAATAAAGCCTCAAAGCTTAAGAAAATAAACCGCCTTGTTGCATTTATGCAAAAACGTAATTTGACAAAATAGCTTTAAAATGGCagatttaatgaaaaattgatATGCATAAATGTGCGTGTAAGAATGAATTTGTGAACATATTtgcagtttgtttttttcttacttCGCAGCAAGCGAAAAAGtcttgttaaaaattaaaaaaaaaaaatgactccatcgccaaaaaaaaaaaaaNNNNNNNNNNNNNNNNNNNNNNNNNNNNNNNNNNNNNNNNNNNNNNNNNNNNNNNNNNNNATAATTTTaactttcttccttttcggAGAATAATGCCACATATAAAGCTTATTCACTTAGGCACACACTCGCTGGATCTTGCCCACGCAAGTTGGCTCATGTGTTCAATTGACCAAAAAGGCAACCCCGCTTGGGAATTGCGAGACAGTGCTGTGTCCCTCTTCGCAACTCCCGCGCGTTTGATTTGGAAAATaaggaagaaaggaaagaTGAAGCGATAAATGGGGCAACAAAACGGGCTAAGCAAACGGGCTAAGCAAGCGGGCAAAACAAACCGGCTAAGCAAGCGGGCAAAGCAAACCGGCTAAACAAAACGAACGCTCGGGAAATCAATCCCATGCACACACAATTTACCCGCCTTTCAAACAAACGTGCCTACACAAATTTTACCCCCGTTTGAGGAAAACCGCCACACCCTGTGCCCTACCCATCCGTGTGTgcgcaaattttttcccctttttttgttcccacTCACGCTATATACCCTCGTCGTAAATTTCCTCGTGACCTATGTGCGGATTTCTATCGAGAGGCCGTTCAATGACCCATCTGGGGGGGTTCATATTTCTCTCAGATTTGTCCACGGGCCAATCGAGCAAGCAGTCATGTCTTTCTTCAGATGGAATATATTCCCCCTCGGATACAGATGGTCCTTTCTTAATTTGTTCTCGTCTTTTATCAATTTCtttcagaaattttttctttttctcccataAAATTTCTCTTTCCTGTTTCGACTGCGCACTTTCTGGGTCTATGTCATATTGCCTATGCACATCCTTTCTATAAAGCCATTTTTTGGTATCCTCCAATTCTTCTGCTgttgttttatatttattccaTGGCACATCAGTATATCTATCTTTGTCCATATAAAATTCTGGATTCCTAAATTCTTCCTGAACAGATCCATCATCACATGTGTGGCAATTATTGTATAGTGCATTTTCCATGTACTGAAAATTTTCAGATATATAATCAATAGTTTTTAATAGGGCACTTTTGGGGGTAATAGAACCATCCGTGTGCATTTCGACAATGTTAATTTCGCCAAGGGTATCCAAATTGATCCCTCTCCTTTGTCCCATAAATCCAAAATATTCCACAGGTGTGCAACTACTgctaaaatgaataaaattgtcTTTACAAATGTCTCTATTTCGTGATTGGCTTCCATATTCTGGCATGACATACTCTTCAAtactttcaatttttacatcCATTTCTAGATAGCTTCCAGCGGACACGGAACAGATATACTGAtttttgttaacaatttCGATTCCTTTTGGTAATTGCATATGTCCAGCCACAACGATCATAGGTCCCTTTATCCGAAACTTCCCTGTGATGTAATTATCCATATCTGCATGCTcaggtacatttttaaaagtgatATGTCTTAAATTCTGAGCTAAATCAAAAAAGTTTTCTCTTACTCCAACTATACAATAAAATTCATGTTTCATATTTGGGATTCTCAAGGCTGTAACTCTGCCTCCTTTTAAATGTTTGATCGCTACTCTCCTAAAggcattcaaaaaaatgggagacaATTCTACTTCATGggaatgcataaaaaaatacgtgtATGCTCTTCCTTGATGATATTTTACAGGCTgaatttgtttaaatttgAAACCAAATGTTTTcggtcccccttttttggcatCAAAATATGATTCATCCAGCTGACTTTTGTTCAACTGATACGAATCTATTGCTgactttttctccttacATAATTCGtcgaaatatttattatacgTATGAAAATCGTATACTTCTGGTTCATAATCCTCTGCTTTTCCTTCGTATGCCTTTCCTCCTTCGTATATGTATGGCGGCAACTTCCCCTCTTTCCGATCTATTTTATCCGCCTTTTGTAGATCTATTTCATTatcatctttttttgttacttcGTCCTTGTACACATTATATCTATGTTTTCCCGCAACTTGTCTCCTGGACTTCATCCACAGGGAGTCCTCTCCCTCTAAATTGTCTCCTTCTTTCAACTCGTCTTTCAACTCGTCTTTCAATTCGTCTTTCAATTCGTCTTCCCTCTCTCCATTTGCATTCGggttattttccccattcaGTTGCGCCCCCTCCTCCGtcctttccttcccttcTTCACGCAAAATGTCGAAGCGAACAAGTTCTGGATCCTCCTTTGACTCCTCATTTATTGCATGGTCATCACCTAACCGATCGTCGTGCACATTGTCGTAATCTTCATCATCAAATTCTTCGTACTCATTCGAATCGTCTTCATCGCTTATCTGATCATCCTCAAATGAGCCGAACTTGAAAATATCCCTATTGCGAAATTTCCTATTTCCTGACTCCTCTTTTGTGTAATATCGTCCAAGGTgcctgcttcttcctctcgtGTTGCTGTCTAAGGTGagtgaaaaatgcaaaagaatGTGTAAGAGAATGTGCACGAGAGATTAATTTACATCTATGTGAGCATATGTACTTACGTGAGGGATAGGAGAAGGGGGAACTCCCTTCGTGCAAGCAGTTCCCACGCACGtttcctttctctttttcatCTTACGCTTAGAGTATCCCGTGTGTACAGGCAAAAACGCCGGGTTTTTACTTTTCAATATTAAGCCTAAATGCGATTCATTAGCAGTAGCGAAGGCCAGGACTAGCAGTAGAAATAGCATCATATAGTATCTGTTTGCTACTGGTGTGACTCTTCGCGCACTGCGTCTCACCGGGGTTCATTTTGGCTTCTtccaaaacaaaaagggaacatatCGCACAGCCGCGTAGGGAGGCTCATTCACAGGTGaatgcatatgtacgtacatatatatacacgttgACATCCTGGAGGGAACCGCAAATAGGCgcgattctttttttattttttccaaatgtaCACATCGAACAGGGGAAGCTGAAATGAAATTCTCCACTTATGGGCAAGACATAATTTCACCTTCCTCGCAAGTAAAAGCGACCTATTTCGTCACTTGCCATAAGGGTCCACTTCTTACAAATTAGATTGAGCTGGAACGAAATAAGCGCAGGTGGGTCTATTACAGACAGAGCACTGTCCCAAATGTGCTGCAGCCACGAGGTAGTTATCTACGCCGTAATGCTTAAATGTGCAAAAACAAGCATAGATCCTCCTCTTGTACACACAAACGACGAATTCGGCCAAACTAGAGGCTGAGAAAGGCTTGTTCTTATAATTTCCTTACGCacatttgttcctttttttccttcccagaCGGTTACCACTTCGCTTATACGTACGGTGCCTTCTAACCCgccttatatatttttctctgcGGATTGGCAATTATGAATTTTCCTGCTATAAATTGGAAGCCGAATGGGAGGGGGTCCAtccatacatatgcatgtgtacgtatgtacatgtgcgtcCAAATTTATGAGCAATGCGTATTATTACACTAATCCCATATGCCTTACGttggtgtttttttcaattcgGTTGTGCTCCTCTAACTTTGCTATACATGCC
This genomic stretch from Plasmodium cynomolgi strain B DNA, chromosome 14, whole genome shotgun sequence harbors:
- a CDS encoding RNA helicase (putative); the protein is MLSLVVPPRKHCCSGFTKSFLLSQANLKRSTFTCRSGKRFFFLRRDLTELCAHKSGVPIWDAKNASYASTGGGINEAATFSGGSQDERTLDEDGDGINIEEAEEIDKDAKRSLLEVFKYKQFTDVQKIIYENVIRKKKTNDLLVQAKTGTGKTISYLLLAINDIEKNKIMSVHTLIIVPTRELANQIYNEAKLLLTFKNNINVLTLIGGIKRREDQINLRRVKPDIVICTVGRLLDHFECTYLFNTLFDNLKMLIIDEADQLLSLGYENDINRILTYLPKKRRNFLFSATLSHNIEEIRQKMCKPDYMFLNCVKDPSKHTNEQLKQYVIFHKAVDTTVILYNLLMEHMRLNQFTYKILVFFPTARATCFYANFFKTQLKISVYEIHRKKEPAQRQITANRFAVESVGILFTSDISSRGINYPDVTLIIQVNCAISREQYIHRVGRTARSNKKGTGILLLNEADELFYQQIKDLNIEVLNPNDYLLKNVNVSNYLSSWMSNTQLLYLAYAYYSSLLRFYKTKYATLKLSDDEIIDVVNNSLLSTGLVEQPHISSKLAITLNMQNNARLKIRKDIDDLLL
- a CDS encoding hypothetical protein (putative); the encoded protein is MVINKKKEMELYTDEYEDQHFHGVNNLVYDKKRNILYIIDSGNINEENKCNLFYVNKDIETMMSIDIPNMPYAHNLCLYEKGTTNDIYVCLTKENKIVRLMRRGNTYIKCHFLQIDGCYSPLFICTDNTNFVVLLKDLSGCQKRGKLIEIDSNGEVINSIFTDGCQFNGICYDDKVEKYFFIERNVIYTY
- a CDS encoding hypothetical protein (putative); translation: MLTLISVCSYLYYAHRDSILNFVGLSNKEDPNESQQNRGSARTNKKRVKGKKSVKGDLTSLSDSDMRRKKFILRTYSDVDFHIKLQSKK
- a CDS encoding DNA-directed RNA polymerase alpha chain (putative), coding for MMLFLLLVLAFATANESHLGLILKSKNPAFLPVHTGYSKHSNTRGRSRHLGRYYTKEESGNRKFRNRDIFKFGSFEDDQISDEDDSNEYEEFDDEDYDNVHDDRLGDDHAINEESKEDPELVRFDILREEGKERTEEGAQLNGENNPNANGEREDELKDELKDELKDELKEGDNLEGEDSLWMKSRRQVAGKHRYNVYKDEVTKKDDNEIDLQKADKIDRKEGKLPPYIYEGGKAYEGKAEDYEPEVYDFHTYNKYFDELCKEKKSAIDSYQLNKSQLDESYFDAKKGGPKTFGFKFKQIQPVKYHQGRAYTYFFMHSHEVELSPIFLNAFRRVAIKHLKGGRVTALRIPNMKHEFYCIVGVRENFFDLAQNLRHITFKNVPEHADMDNYITGKFRIKGPMIVVAGHMQLPKGIEIVNKNQYICSVSAGSYLEMDVKIESIEEYVMPEYGSQSRNRDICKDNFIHFSSSCTPVEYFGFMGQRRGINLDTLGEINIVEMHTDGSITPKSALLKTIDYISENFQYMENALYNNCHTCDDGSVQEEFRNPEFYMDKDRYTDVPWNKYKTTAEELEDTKKWLYRKDVHRQYDIDPESAQSKQEREILWEKKKKFLKEIDKRREQIKKGPSVSEGEYIPSEERHDCLLDWPVDKSERNMNPPRWVIERPLDRNPHIGHEEIYDEGI